The Clostridioides difficile genome has a segment encoding these proteins:
- a CDS encoding DUF2577 domain-containing protein codes for MANPINEFIGIMREEGKHYNEPSFFIGKIKDKLPNLKIEINNIVLEKEDILIDSWMLDRQIETFNTETNKEHKHEVKNPFIDKFELGDMVIMFKIDNKFAVVSKLVSL; via the coding sequence GTGGCTAATCCAATAAATGAATTTATAGGAATAATGAGAGAAGAAGGGAAACATTACAATGAACCTTCTTTTTTTATTGGAAAAATTAAAGATAAATTACCTAATTTAAAAATAGAGATAAATAATATCGTATTAGAAAAAGAAGACATTTTAATAGATAGTTGGATGCTTGACAGACAGATAGAAACATTTAACACAGAAACAAATAAAGAGCATAAACATGAAGTGAAAAACCCATTTATAGATAAATTTGAACTTGGAGACATGGTTATAATGTTCAAAATAGACAATAAATTTGCTGTTGTAAGTAAGTTGGTGAGTTTGTAA
- a CDS encoding LysM peptidoglycan-binding domain-containing protein translates to MWIRQANDTFRFPVFPSTFEINSKAIVNTSNVLKLGEIAVFGGVGLRTTEISSFFPKNDEVSYCDYTGFPTPYDCVNKIEKWMNEGFILRFTVTETNINMEVIIDSFKYEEKDCTGDVYFTLSLKEYRRIQIPKLNSSKDTDLSSSKDVPITKGFEVKNKQKTHKVVKGDSLWSLAKKYYGNGDLWKKIYDANKKLIKNPDLIKDGWVLTIP, encoded by the coding sequence ATGTGGATTAGACAAGCAAATGACACCTTTAGATTTCCTGTTTTTCCATCTACTTTTGAGATAAACAGTAAAGCAATAGTAAATACCTCTAATGTATTGAAGTTAGGAGAAATTGCAGTATTTGGAGGTGTAGGTTTAAGAACTACAGAAATATCTAGTTTCTTTCCCAAAAATGATGAAGTCAGTTACTGTGATTATACAGGTTTTCCAACACCATATGACTGTGTAAATAAGATTGAAAAATGGATGAATGAAGGTTTCATATTAAGGTTTACAGTTACAGAAACAAATATAAACATGGAAGTAATAATTGATAGTTTTAAATATGAAGAAAAAGATTGTACAGGGGATGTGTATTTTACGTTAAGTTTAAAAGAGTATAGAAGAATACAGATACCTAAACTTAATTCTAGTAAAGATACAGATTTATCATCCTCAAAAGATGTGCCAATCACAAAAGGTTTTGAAGTTAAAAATAAACAAAAAACTCATAAGGTAGTCAAAGGTGACAGTCTTTGGAGTTTAGCAAAAAAATATTATGGTAATGGAGACTTATGGAAGAAGATTTATGATGCAAATAAAAAACTTATTAAAAATCCTGACCTAATAAAAGATGGTTGGGTGTTAACAATTCCTTAA
- a CDS encoding phage tail tube protein → MATSFESKNVINGTFGECWLNEVQIAECKALKAEIKLDKAEIVRPRKMIKGQKVIGASAEGSITLYHVDSNMLKYITQIIKEGREPKFTIISKLADPDAKGVERISLTGVSFDGLSIIDWENGKEGEIEASFTFEDFEILDAA, encoded by the coding sequence ATGGCTACAAGTTTTGAAAGTAAAAATGTTATAAATGGAACATTCGGAGAATGTTGGCTAAATGAGGTACAAATAGCAGAGTGTAAAGCATTGAAAGCTGAAATAAAACTAGATAAAGCTGAAATAGTTAGACCTCGCAAAATGATAAAAGGTCAAAAAGTGATAGGTGCTAGTGCGGAAGGCTCTATAACTCTATATCATGTAGATTCAAACATGTTAAAGTATATAACTCAAATTATAAAAGAAGGTAGAGAGCCTAAATTTACTATTATAAGTAAATTAGCTGACCCTGATGCTAAAGGAGTGGAAAGAATTTCTTTAACAGGGGTTTCTTTTGATGGGTTGTCAATTATAGATTGGGAAAATGGGAAAGAGGGAGAAATTGAAGCATCATTCACTTTTGAAGATTTTGAGATATTAGATGCAGCATAG
- a CDS encoding phage tail sheath subtilisin-like domain-containing protein: MAGLVNINIEFKELATSFIQRSKAGIVAIILKDTTKMYKELTSEDDIPTSLSDDNKKYIQHGFVGATDNEKVLKPSKVIITVIETDGNLDEILSELESVEFNYLCMPEAEEAEKTKIVNWIKKIREEESTEAKAVLANIKADNEAIVNFTENVTVGGEEITAEKYTPRIASLIASTPNTQSITYAPLNEVESITKIDKASADAKVQSGELILRRLSGAIRIARGVNSLTTLTSEKGEMFQKIKLVDTKDLISKDIKNIYVEKYLRKCPNTYDNKCLFIVAVQSYLTELAKQELIDSSFTVEIDLEKQKEYLEGKKVDVSKMKENEIKEANTGSNGFYLINLKLVDAMEDIDIRVQM; this comes from the coding sequence ATGGCTGGATTAGTTAATATAAATATAGAATTTAAAGAACTGGCTACAAGCTTTATACAACGCTCAAAAGCTGGAATAGTAGCGATTATATTAAAAGATACAACAAAGATGTATAAAGAGCTTACAAGCGAAGATGATATACCAACCTCATTGAGTGATGATAATAAAAAATATATTCAACATGGATTTGTAGGGGCTACTGATAATGAGAAGGTATTAAAACCAAGCAAAGTTATTATAACAGTTATAGAAACAGATGGAAATTTAGATGAGATATTAAGTGAATTGGAATCTGTGGAATTTAATTACTTATGTATGCCCGAAGCAGAAGAAGCAGAAAAAACAAAAATTGTGAATTGGATTAAGAAGATAAGAGAAGAAGAAAGTACAGAAGCTAAAGCAGTATTAGCAAACATTAAAGCTGATAATGAAGCAATCGTCAACTTTACTGAAAATGTAACAGTTGGTGGGGAGGAAATAACAGCAGAAAAATATACACCACGTATTGCTTCTCTTATAGCATCTACTCCAAACACACAGTCAATTACTTATGCTCCTCTTAATGAAGTTGAATCTATTACAAAGATAGACAAAGCTAGTGCAGACGCTAAAGTACAATCAGGAGAATTAATACTAAGAAGATTATCAGGAGCTATAAGGATTGCTAGAGGTGTAAATTCTCTTACAACTCTAACATCAGAAAAAGGAGAAATGTTTCAAAAGATTAAGCTTGTTGATACAAAAGATTTAATAAGTAAAGATATAAAGAATATTTATGTAGAAAAATATTTGCGTAAATGTCCGAATACTTATGACAACAAATGTTTATTTATTGTTGCTGTACAATCTTATTTAACTGAATTGGCAAAACAAGAGTTAATTGACTCTAGTTTCACTGTTGAAATTGATTTAGAGAAGCAAAAAGAATACTTAGAGGGTAAAAAAGTAGATGTTAGTAAAATGAAAGAGAATGAAATAAAAGAAGCTAATACTGGCTCAAATGGATTTTACTTAATAAATCTAAAGTTGGTTGATGCAATGGAAGATATAGATATAAGAGTTCAAATGTAG
- a CDS encoding Rho termination factor N-terminal domain-containing protein, whose product MYRLIRDNIEKIVNDTSEKEKLMYDGFKLLEDNGTSNTENSTLEELKNLAKEKGLEGYSKLKKDELIEKLNSI is encoded by the coding sequence ATGTATAGATTAATAAGAGATAACATAGAAAAAATAGTTAATGATACATCTGAAAAAGAAAAGTTAATGTATGATGGATTTAAGTTATTAGAAGATAATGGAACTAGTAATACAGAAAATTCAACTCTTGAAGAACTGAAAAACTTAGCAAAAGAAAAGGGCCTAGAAGGCTACTCAAAATTGAAAAAAGATGAATTAATAGAGAAATTAAATAGTATTTAG
- a CDS encoding phage tail tape measure protein: MSAGSRALEAVIRMRDEASRTLRQVRDATRALQNQTNTTSQAQERLQEQFRKVSNAAKIAGVGIATGIGAGLVSASKAGAEFETAMTKTSTMFGDTKVDTENLNNKVLELSKNTGIAASSIGESLYNALSSGIPVTKDMGSAMDFMTKNAKLSKAGFTDIDTALTATAKVLNAYKMDVSETDRVHKVMMQTQNKGITTVGELGATLAQVTPTASAMSFSFEQVGASLANMTAQGTPTAQATTQLNSLLAELGKTGTVANKSLLDATKGTKYAGKSFKELMQAGVPLNEILNLMDGSAKQNKKSLIDMFGSIEAGKAALALSGQNSEQYTNNLKAMSTQADVVGSAYAKMSNTLESKVGILKESFKNLGIEIYSKLKEPLKNATETGIKCLSDLDKQFSSGSLKAGVSQIAQSFGDLTSTIIKVATKALPTMIKSLSWVLKNGPTIASILVSIKTASIMTSVVKSIVALKNAWIAAELAVRVYMVGMAGAGVALSGFQILVGVLTGKMALAQARTLLLAKASALLGGPIGIAIIAITALVAGLIVLWNTNKGFRDFVINAWNKIKETATKVWGSICNFFTQTIPQAWESLCTSFLNAGTWFVQMWNNIKQTFINGWNAIVAFFTQTIPMWINNIGIWFNQLPAKIGYALGFTLGKIMSWGISVWTYLVTNVPIWINNVVTFFAQLPSKIWAWLVSTVQKIGQWGMAMITYAQIYSRMIINNIVVFFQTLPNRVWTWLTNTVQKVATWGSQMATKGKEGAKKLITTVVDTLKSLPKKVMDIGKNIVKGLWEGITGAGDWLKGKIGDFANGVISGFKDGFGVHSPSWKLRDLVGKFLPPGIWNGIKMTLPKLETNITGMVDSLVKRMYNPKEVEESNYTSKYKEAIAQRTEQNTINKSESKTTNKKEDNNITININLGGVTVKEEADINKLTKMLVREIQLGIAGGV, translated from the coding sequence ATGTCAGCAGGTAGTAGAGCTTTAGAAGCTGTTATAAGAATGCGAGATGAAGCTAGTAGGACGCTAAGACAAGTTAGAGATGCTACTAGAGCCCTCCAAAATCAAACTAATACAACATCACAAGCACAAGAAAGATTACAAGAACAATTTAGAAAAGTAAGCAATGCAGCTAAAATAGCAGGAGTGGGAATTGCAACTGGAATAGGCGCAGGACTTGTTTCTGCATCTAAAGCAGGTGCAGAATTTGAAACTGCAATGACAAAAACTTCGACAATGTTTGGAGACACTAAAGTAGATACAGAAAACTTGAATAATAAAGTATTGGAGTTATCTAAAAACACAGGAATTGCAGCATCTTCTATTGGAGAAAGTCTATATAATGCTTTATCTTCGGGCATTCCTGTTACAAAAGATATGGGTTCAGCAATGGACTTTATGACTAAAAATGCTAAATTATCTAAAGCGGGATTTACGGATATAGACACAGCTCTAACAGCAACAGCAAAAGTATTAAATGCTTACAAGATGGATGTATCTGAAACAGATAGAGTACACAAAGTTATGATGCAGACTCAAAATAAAGGTATCACTACGGTTGGAGAATTAGGAGCAACATTAGCACAAGTAACCCCAACTGCATCTGCAATGAGTTTTAGTTTTGAACAGGTAGGAGCATCACTTGCCAATATGACAGCACAAGGAACACCTACAGCACAAGCAACAACACAATTAAATAGTTTACTTGCTGAACTTGGGAAAACTGGTACAGTAGCAAATAAGTCTTTATTAGATGCTACAAAAGGAACTAAATATGCAGGAAAATCTTTTAAAGAATTAATGCAAGCAGGAGTGCCACTTAATGAAATTTTAAACCTTATGGATGGAAGTGCTAAACAGAATAAAAAAAGTTTAATAGATATGTTTGGTAGTATTGAAGCAGGGAAAGCAGCACTCGCACTTAGTGGTCAAAATTCAGAACAATATACTAATAATTTAAAGGCTATGTCAACACAGGCTGATGTTGTTGGAAGTGCATATGCAAAGATGTCTAATACATTAGAATCTAAAGTAGGAATATTAAAAGAAAGTTTCAAAAATCTAGGTATAGAGATATATAGTAAACTAAAAGAACCTCTTAAAAATGCTACTGAAACAGGAATAAAATGTTTAAGTGACTTAGATAAACAGTTTTCAAGTGGGTCACTTAAAGCGGGTGTTTCTCAAATTGCACAATCTTTTGGGGATTTAACATCTACGATTATAAAGGTTGCAACTAAAGCATTGCCAACTATGATTAAGAGTCTTAGTTGGGTTCTGAAAAATGGACCTACTATCGCTAGTATACTTGTTAGTATAAAAACAGCTTCTATTATGACTAGTGTTGTTAAAAGTATTGTTGCACTAAAAAATGCTTGGATTGCGGCTGAACTAGCAGTTAGGGTCTACATGGTTGGTATGGCAGGAGCAGGTGTAGCTTTAAGTGGATTCCAAATTCTTGTCGGAGTTCTAACTGGCAAAATGGCTCTTGCACAAGCTAGAACATTATTACTAGCAAAAGCAAGCGCATTATTAGGAGGCCCTATTGGTATAGCTATAATAGCTATAACTGCTTTAGTGGCAGGCTTAATAGTATTATGGAATACTAATAAAGGATTTAGAGATTTTGTTATAAATGCTTGGAATAAGATAAAAGAGACAGCAACAAAAGTTTGGGGTAGTATATGTAATTTCTTTACACAAACCATACCACAAGCTTGGGAAAGTCTATGTACCAGTTTTTTAAATGCAGGAACTTGGTTTGTGCAGATGTGGAATAATATAAAACAAACTTTTATAAATGGTTGGAATGCTATTGTAGCTTTCTTTACTCAAACTATTCCAATGTGGATAAATAATATTGGAATATGGTTTAATCAGTTGCCTGCGAAAATTGGTTATGCTTTAGGATTTACTTTAGGTAAAATAATGTCTTGGGGCATTAGTGTATGGACCTACTTAGTTACAAATGTTCCGATTTGGATAAACAATGTTGTTACATTTTTTGCACAGCTTCCTAGCAAGATTTGGGCTTGGCTGGTAAGCACAGTACAAAAAATTGGACAGTGGGGTATGGCTATGATAACATATGCTCAAATTTACTCTAGAATGATTATTAACAACATAGTAGTATTTTTCCAAACTCTACCTAATCGCGTATGGACTTGGCTTACAAATACAGTACAAAAAGTTGCTACTTGGGGAAGTCAAATGGCAACTAAAGGTAAAGAAGGTGCTAAAAAATTAATTACTACAGTAGTGGACACATTGAAGTCTTTACCTAAAAAAGTGATGGATATAGGTAAAAATATTGTCAAAGGGCTTTGGGAAGGTATTACAGGAGCCGGAGATTGGCTAAAAGGTAAGATTGGAGATTTTGCAAATGGTGTAATAAGTGGATTTAAAGATGGTTTTGGAGTCCATTCGCCATCTTGGAAGTTACGAGATTTGGTAGGTAAATTCCTTCCTCCTGGTATTTGGAATGGAATAAAAATGACATTACCAAAATTGGAGACTAATATTACTGGTATGGTTGATAGCTTAGTTAAAAGAATGTATAACCCTAAAGAAGTCGAAGAAAGCAATTATACTAGTAAATACAAAGAAGCTATAGCACAAAGAACTGAACAAAATACTATTAATAAAAGCGAGAGCAAAACTACTAATAAAAAAGAAGATAATAATATTACTATAAACATAAATCTCGGTGGTGTTACAGTTAAAGAAGAAGCTGACATAAATAAATTAACTAAGATGTTAGTTAGAGAAATACAGTTAGGAATAGCAGGTGGTGTATAA
- a CDS encoding HK97 gp10 family phage protein, with protein sequence MIEFNSLDTLIRDLEREEREMSKNLRRAKNNIGNKLLRKVKPKTPVAKIDGGTARKSWKYKELNLFDGVVSNNVEYIYHLEYGHRTRQGTGTSENYSPKPNGISFVPGVFMLARSVDEMSSIIDDELNQIIIDFWN encoded by the coding sequence ATGATAGAATTTAACAGTCTAGACACATTAATAAGAGATTTAGAAAGAGAAGAAAGGGAAATGTCAAAGAACTTAAGAAGGGCTAAGAATAATATAGGTAATAAACTGCTTAGAAAAGTAAAACCTAAAACACCAGTTGCCAAAATAGATGGAGGAACAGCTAGAAAGAGTTGGAAATATAAAGAGCTTAATCTATTTGATGGTGTAGTATCAAACAATGTTGAGTATATTTATCATTTAGAATATGGTCATAGAACTAGGCAAGGAACAGGAACTAGCGAAAACTATAGCCCTAAGCCTAACGGAATTAGTTTTGTACCAGGTGTATTTATGTTAGCAAGAAGCGTTGATGAAATGAGCAGTATAATTGATGATGAATTAAATCAGATAATAATAGATTTTTGGAACTAG
- a CDS encoding DUF2634 domain-containing protein — translation MSTIFPFIGVPQDYILPKTEELPILREVAWNFEKDEPVVENGDFKIVEGNEAIKVWVYKCIKTNRYEHEIHSWDYGTELSELIGQKYSKGLTESEASRYIKESLLVNPYILDVNISNTKLIDDLLSVDIVINTIYGEVEVNV, via the coding sequence ATGAGTACAATATTCCCGTTTATAGGAGTACCACAAGATTATATCTTACCTAAAACTGAAGAATTGCCGATTCTTCGTGAAGTGGCTTGGAATTTTGAAAAGGATGAGCCAGTTGTGGAAAATGGAGATTTTAAGATTGTTGAAGGTAATGAAGCAATAAAAGTTTGGGTGTATAAGTGTATTAAAACTAATAGATATGAGCATGAAATTCATAGCTGGGACTATGGAACTGAATTATCTGAACTAATAGGGCAGAAATATAGTAAAGGGCTTACAGAAAGTGAAGCTAGTAGATATATAAAAGAGTCCTTACTAGTTAATCCATATATATTAGATGTCAACATTAGCAATACAAAACTTATAGATGATTTATTAAGTGTGGATATAGTCATAAACACAATTTATGGGGAGGTGGAAGTTAATGTATAG
- a CDS encoding phage scaffolding protein, whose product MEWLRKILESIKIEENKIDVEEILKSVNTEFPKHAVPKETFNKVNEQLKEADKTIKSFNSKMTQEDVEKLKTEHQTEIKKIEENHKLEVEKIQSESIKTRKLSAVEKALLTNKAKHTDLLTNKFDLEKITIGEDGKIVGIEEQLKGLQESYKDLFETSTTETTKQTNAQSFYKYVPGGSGEASSEITAEQIKAAVNGQI is encoded by the coding sequence ATGGAATGGTTAAGAAAAATATTAGAAAGTATTAAAATCGAAGAAAACAAGATTGATGTTGAGGAAATATTAAAAAGTGTTAATACTGAATTTCCAAAACACGCAGTACCCAAGGAAACATTTAACAAAGTAAATGAGCAACTGAAAGAAGCAGATAAGACTATAAAAAGCTTTAATAGTAAAATGACTCAAGAAGATGTAGAAAAGCTTAAAACAGAGCATCAGACAGAAATTAAAAAGATAGAAGAGAATCACAAGTTAGAAGTTGAGAAAATACAAAGTGAGAGTATAAAGACAAGAAAATTAAGTGCTGTTGAGAAAGCTTTATTAACCAATAAAGCTAAGCATACTGATTTACTAACAAATAAGTTTGACTTAGAAAAAATAACTATAGGTGAAGATGGCAAGATAGTAGGGATAGAGGAACAATTAAAAGGGTTACAAGAAAGCTATAAAGATTTGTTTGAAACTAGTACAACTGAAACTACTAAACAAACAAATGCACAGTCTTTTTACAAGTATGTACCAGGTGGTAGTGGAGAAGCTTCATCAGAAATTACAGCAGAACAAATAAAAGCAGCAGTAAACGGACAAATATAA
- a CDS encoding NlpC/P60 family protein, which translates to MIINRSKDSSNNSISFASKDMGFLLTQSEVSYNFKDKLVEDIAKQVFNDNKLAIGNIPKTGVKHTKMYIGTTGYDTIMSAYTEASKTTKKKYMIESNVDKFNIIEKGTVTLNVMFEEGSNLINTSFSESMENVKNKVLVVDQYGNKISEKVNDEIFKDVGVIMQKVIQQQENSTVDIESEFKGIEQTCSLKGYGDVSCITGRGVKVKDSYTGLVGLFYIDTDKHNWDSNGNYEIDLDLNFQNIMDEKTAGQDEQKEESSDFSSGEGTLNGKEVKAEFTAYYPSNDPLQGGYYQAMDNKKLVPSNNTCAAPSQLKFKTKIQAKCAGTKIDGKTYTVTDRGGAIKVVNGVYKIDILMSSKEECYNFGRRKGMIIIGDGTGYTNVTGKASTVIAEAKKHLGKPYKWGGNGPSNFDCSGLMVYCFKKVNVNLPRTSSQQSKVGKKVEQNNLQAGDLVFFHNPVSHVGLYIGNGEYLHAPQKGDVVKISKLSGRKDFNTARRVL; encoded by the coding sequence ATGATAATTAACAGGTCTAAAGACTCTAGTAATAATAGTATCAGCTTCGCATCAAAAGACATGGGATTTTTATTAACACAAAGCGAGGTATCATATAACTTTAAAGATAAATTGGTTGAAGATATAGCAAAACAAGTATTTAATGACAATAAACTTGCAATAGGAAACATACCTAAGACTGGAGTAAAACATACAAAAATGTATATAGGTACAACTGGTTATGATACCATAATGAGTGCATATACAGAAGCTAGTAAAACAACTAAAAAAAAATATATGATAGAGTCTAATGTAGATAAATTTAATATCATTGAAAAAGGAACTGTTACATTAAATGTTATGTTTGAAGAAGGTTCTAATCTTATAAATACAAGCTTCTCAGAAAGTATGGAGAATGTAAAAAATAAGGTATTAGTTGTAGACCAGTATGGTAATAAGATAAGCGAAAAGGTCAATGATGAGATTTTTAAAGATGTTGGAGTAATAATGCAAAAGGTTATACAGCAACAAGAAAATAGTACTGTAGATATTGAAAGTGAGTTCAAGGGGATAGAACAGACTTGCAGTTTAAAAGGTTATGGTGATGTAAGTTGTATAACTGGCAGAGGTGTAAAGGTTAAGGATAGCTATACAGGACTTGTAGGACTCTTTTATATAGACACAGATAAACATAATTGGGATAGCAACGGAAATTATGAAATAGATTTGGATTTGAACTTTCAAAATATCATGGATGAAAAGACAGCAGGACAAGACGAGCAAAAGGAAGAAAGTTCGGATTTTAGTAGTGGTGAAGGTACTTTAAATGGTAAAGAAGTGAAAGCAGAATTTACTGCTTATTATCCTTCAAATGACCCGCTTCAAGGCGGTTATTATCAAGCGATGGACAATAAAAAACTTGTACCTAGTAACAATACTTGTGCGGCACCTTCGCAACTTAAATTTAAGACAAAAATTCAAGCAAAATGTGCAGGGACAAAAATAGACGGGAAAACATATACAGTTACAGACCGTGGAGGAGCTATTAAAGTAGTTAATGGAGTATATAAAATAGATATATTAATGTCTAGTAAAGAAGAATGTTATAACTTTGGAAGAAGAAAAGGAATGATAATCATAGGTGATGGTACAGGATATACAAATGTAACAGGGAAAGCAAGTACAGTAATAGCAGAAGCAAAGAAACATTTAGGTAAGCCTTATAAATGGGGTGGAAATGGACCTAGTAATTTTGACTGTTCGGGGTTAATGGTATATTGCTTTAAGAAAGTTAATGTTAATCTGCCAAGGACTTCAAGCCAACAATCTAAAGTCGGTAAAAAAGTAGAACAAAACAATTTGCAAGCAGGAGACTTAGTATTTTTCCATAATCCAGTTAGTCATGTTGGTTTATATATAGGCAATGGAGAATATCTACACGCTCCACAAAAAGGTGATGTAGTTAAAATAAGTAAATTAAGTGGTAGAAAAGATTTTAATACAGCTAGGAGAGTATTGTAA
- a CDS encoding phage head-tail connector protein: MLDNIKLILNLKDDTHDSLIELYIKKYTTLVLAYCNIETLNPTLENIIEDKVIVKLKETILGNNSADNSKISSVSRGGYSVTYNVAPAKTTDELIEIKLSQKDKNILNNFRKVRW, from the coding sequence ATGCTAGATAATATAAAATTAATTTTAAATTTAAAAGATGATACTCATGATAGTTTAATAGAGTTGTACATTAAAAAATATACTACTCTAGTTCTTGCATACTGCAATATAGAAACACTTAATCCTACTCTTGAAAATATTATAGAAGATAAAGTTATTGTTAAGTTAAAAGAAACTATATTAGGCAATAATAGTGCTGATAATAGTAAGATTAGTTCGGTTTCTCGTGGTGGTTATTCTGTAACTTATAATGTTGCACCAGCTAAAACAACAGATGAATTAATTGAAATAAAGCTATCTCAAAAAGATAAGAATATTTTAAATAATTTTAGAAAAGTTAGGTGGTAA
- a CDS encoding SHOCT domain-containing protein: MGLFSKNEICVICGEEQSCRLKIKDGHVCKKCVDKCGIGLVTLGKKNKEITKEDVVNVIKNNENRTIEVESFNPTKKLETYLEIDEPQRKFLIPNKFGKSAQEVLSFDDIIDYELLEDGETLIKGGLGRALTGGILFGGVGAVVGGVTGKKESKAIINSLKIKITLNNLNTPATYIDLINSATKKTSFVYKTNYNIAQEILSTFSVIQNGNQKDLEKQNNNTVQQNNDALEQIKTLKELLDIQAITEEEFNAKKKELLNL; encoded by the coding sequence ATGGGATTATTTAGTAAAAATGAAATATGTGTTATTTGTGGTGAAGAGCAATCTTGTAGACTTAAAATAAAAGATGGGCATGTTTGTAAAAAATGTGTTGATAAATGTGGTATTGGATTAGTTACATTAGGTAAGAAAAATAAAGAAATAACAAAAGAAGATGTTGTAAATGTTATCAAAAATAATGAAAATAGAACAATAGAAGTAGAAAGCTTTAACCCAACTAAAAAGTTAGAAACTTATTTAGAAATAGATGAACCACAAAGAAAATTTTTAATTCCTAATAAGTTTGGAAAATCGGCTCAAGAAGTTTTATCATTTGATGATATTATTGATTATGAACTGCTGGAAGATGGAGAAACATTGATAAAAGGTGGATTAGGCAGAGCTTTAACAGGAGGAATCTTGTTTGGAGGAGTAGGAGCTGTAGTTGGAGGAGTAACTGGGAAAAAAGAATCTAAAGCAATAATAAACAGTTTAAAAATAAAAATAACATTAAACAATCTAAATACGCCCGCAACATATATAGATTTAATTAATTCAGCTACTAAGAAAACATCTTTTGTTTATAAGACTAATTATAATATTGCACAAGAGATATTATCTACATTTTCAGTAATTCAAAACGGAAATCAAAAAGATTTAGAAAAGCAAAATAATAATACTGTTCAACAAAATAATGACGCATTAGAGCAAATAAAAACATTAAAAGAATTGCTAGATATACAAGCAATAACAGAAGAAGAATTTAATGCTAAGAAAAAAGAATTATTAAATTTATAA